DNA sequence from the Centroberyx gerrardi isolate f3 chromosome 22, fCenGer3.hap1.cur.20231027, whole genome shotgun sequence genome:
CAGTTATATGGTTTGGATCCTCTATTAAAGTTATACAAATTACAGATTCCACTGTAGTAAATGCTGATGGTTGAATCATATTTATGCTGAATTTACCAGTGGATTAATGATTTGGAAAAGGTATTAAGTCATGTTCTGAGAGATACTGCATGTTCATTTGCTGATAAGAAGGACAATGGGGTATTTCACAGCAGAGTTTGATGTGTTGTTCTCCAAGAGAGAATGTTTCATTAGTGATCGTCAATCAATGTGTGCGCTTGTGCATATTTTCCAGGTGAAGGAGGTTAGCAGTGTGTATGAGGAGGTGGATGAAGACCAGTATTCGAAGATGGTACAAGAGAGACAAGATGATGACTGGATTATTGACGACGGTGAGTCTTGTATATAGGGTGGGAAGCCAATTTAAGTAGCTGAAAAATAACCATTGACCTGTGAAGGTGGCTAGACAAAATGATTAGTCGTCTCTTAATTCCCCAACCTGGTTTGAAATGTCTGCTCCTGTATCCACTGCaggaatgtgtatgtgtgtgttttggtgatgAGAAGTCCAAATCGGTACTCCTGCTTTGAGAAAACTCTTAAATTCAGGCTGAGATCTATAACTTCACAGGTCTTCTTAACTAGAGATGCTTATCTGTAGAATTGATAGTGTTGtgactttctcttttcttctcttctctcagatGGAGTCGGTTATGTGGAAGATGGAAGAGAAATCTTTGACGATGATTTGGATGATGATGTAGTAGAAAAAGACAAAGGTAAACACCACTAGTACATTTAGACAACGGCATATGTGCATTTTGAATGTGTACACTTGTGTTCTTAGTTGAGTGTGTGATCACTTGTTTCTCACAGATGTTAGCTGCTGTATGAGTATATTTTATGTGTGATTGCAGGAAAAGCGGGCGCCAAAGGAGCAGCCTCTaagaaaaatgtgaagaaaactGCTGTAGCCAAGCCCAACAGCATCAAGACCCTCTTCATGAACAGCAATGTTAAGAAACCTGCTGAGGTGTGTGCTTGTTGGCATCTTTGACTTGCTAGTGTGTTTGCTTGTATCACTCACTGAGACATGTCAGCATGTTATTCATGTTAGTCTGTTTCCTCCTTATCATCCTCATCACATATTTACCATGTGTTCTTGTTGACGTATTTGAAATGAGTAGGAAAGCACAAACTTAGGGAAGTTTTGCATGCGAGCAGAAGTCAGTATTTAGACCTATAAATTTAGACCTTAGACCTTACTCTTGCTCCTGCTCCTTTTTTAATTCACTTGTTGACCatgcatctgtctctcttctgtctcttgcAGAAAGATGTGGACCTGTCCACAGACGACCTATTAGGAGACATCTTACAGGACCTGCACTCTGAGGTTGGTCCCGTATGATCTAGAAAATGCAGGATGAGACAATGTCATCATGGCCAGTCAGAGTTGGGGTTACAACATGTGTTGTATAGAGGTGGGGCTGGGTGGAAAAACACACTAGACAGTTACGCACTTGTGCCCTGTTCATAGATTTCCATCCCTGTAAATCACCTATTTTTAGATTGTTTGTACTGAATCTCTCaacataaataaactttaatGCTAGGTAAACTATCATATTTGACTGTCGCTGCAGAGACATAATGGTAGCAGCATTGAGTTAGCTGTTCCTCACAAATGACCAAATGGTTCCTGCTAATCATTTACATTTAGACACTTGTGACActtttgtctcctcctctttctttctagTCAGCCACTCCACCTGTCACTGCCCATACCTGATTTGCTGTATTATGATATTTTCTTCTGaaatctttctctctgccctcctaGAAACCGTCTCTTCTGACCCCTCCACCAGTCGTCACTCTGAAGAAAAAGAAGTCCCTTGGATCTCCCATGAACCCGTTCTCCATCAAACCTCAGATGCCAAAGGTATTGCAACCCATCAGAATTACATTACTATGTTAAGAAGCCAAACTAGCTGCAAACATTTGAATATAAATAACCACTGTAATGACTAAAATCATTGACTCAGAACATAGGTCGGGAACTCTTTGGTAGATCTGCACACTAAATCACTGGGCAATTTGAAAAATGAGAACCAAATAATTGTAACATATGTCACTTCTTTGATAGCAGGAGTTTCCCTCAGCTGTGGGGTTAAAGGGCAAAGTGATCCGGCCGCCCCCTTCAGACCTGACCCCCCGGCCATCAgcccgccctcctccctcctcagctgCCCCTccagtggagaggaagagagtgaaagtGGAAGAGCTGGACGAAGAGGAGGGTAAGAAAGACAGATGACCAACTCTGAAACTGCCGGCTTTGGGCagttattctctctctcgctttcactttcattttctctctgttttgtctctttctgcctcccATCCATACAGAAATatactctcactttctctcactttatttctgtttatcgTTCATTAATTTGTTCCTTTCTAacaccacaaatacacacacttgtaGTGACTGACTCTGAATGTGTTGTTCAGTGAATGAAGCCCTGGCATTTGATGGAGTGGACTTTGATGAGCCAATGGAGGTTGGActtgaggaggaagaggaggagaggcctCCAGTTAAAGATGAGGCTGAGCCTGAACctaaagcagcagcagtagccaCAGTTAAAGTGGAGCCTAAGGCAGAGCCTCAGGACCCCGTCCTCATGTGAGTCATTCATCTGCTTTAGTGTTTCCCacttctttttatttcttaggAAATATTGTTTTAGTAGTAGTGGGTACAGGGATGAGACTTAACTGGCATAATCTGAGAATGCTACACATAGAATTAGCAGAGGCTGTGATGAATGTATTAATGCATCAAATGAATAATGTCCAGTAAAGGTAGATTCATACCTCCCAGCATGAATCTGCATCCAGCATGACTCCAGTATTAGCATCATGTTTGCCAGGAGGAAGGTGAACAAAACGGCTACAGAAAGTTTGTACGACATACGAATACAAGTAGCAGGCAGTCTTTTTGCCCAAACAAACCTCTTTTTGAAGCCTGATTTCTGCGTaacctctccctttctctgcccattaaagagatgaaagaaaaaaatgtgtactGTGTAGCATGAGATTGTGTGCTTTagccccttcctccctctgtcctctcccagGTCCAACAGGATAGGAAGCTCATGgggacaagaggaggagggcggagTCAGCGAGGCTCCAGCAGAGGTACAGGTCGACTCCAGCCAACTCCCATTGGTGGAGGGGCCAGACGGAGAGCAGGTTTTCCGCTTCTATTGGCTGGATGCCTTCGAGGAGCCGTACAACCAACCAGGTAAGGCATATTCCCACCTAAAGCGTAAAGGATACTACCCGTATAACAGTGCAGAACACCCAAACCTATGATCCCCATTCACGGTCAAAGAACAGATGCTGAAATTTGAAAACTTTACAACTGTGGCCTAGGTGTGGTGTACCTGTTCGGGAAGGTGAGGATCGAGTCCGCCAAGGCGTATGTCAGCTGCTGCGTGGCTGTCAAGAACATCGAGAGGACCATGTACTTCCTACCTCGCGAACATGTGAGTTTCCTGCTCTTTTGTCACATGACTATTACTCCAATAGGAAAATTCGCCAGTCGGTGAATGGCAAGCAGGGGGAAACACGATGGAGACGACATCCCCATGTTTTATGAAACAATCAAATCTATTCCCTTTTCTACGTTAGATTGTAGGGAAAACTTGAGGGgacatcaaaacaaatcttCCACTGATGACTGGTGTACAGTATGATGATGAACAGTATTATTGGGAAAGCTTATTTTTATGACCAGGGCAGACTTTCTACTGTGAGCAGGCCCAATACGACGTTAAAAACCCTTTGTCCCTTTAGAGCTGTGTGAATTGTTTTTGTTGGTATGAGGATATTTGACAGTATTTGGTTTTCTCTTAACACCACTGTGATGTGGAGTGGTGCCACATGGTGAGGTTTTCAGTCCAGCTGGTTTGTTGTCATCCATTTCCATCACAAATTCTTAACATTGCTACAATGTGCAATTTTATATTTATTGGatttaaaaagcaaaatgaaaattccTTCATGTCCGTCCATACTGTTATATCATAACTTTTCAGTGAGTTTTTTTGCTAAttgggttgttgtttttcttttattaacaGAAAGTGAACCCCAAGACTGGGCAGGTGTCGGACACACCGGTGGGGATGATGGATGTCTACCAGGAGTTCAACGAGCTCTCTGAGAAGTTCAAGATCATGAAGTTCAAGTCCAAGGTCAGTGCTAACCCCAGTGATGGATTTCATCAAGAACACGTGATTTGTATAACATGCATGTAACTTTCTGGAAAGTGGAAAACATGACATGTTTGTCTTTTGTGCCTCTCTCTGCAGAAAGTGGATAGGAACTATGCCTTTGAAATTCCTGATGTGCCTACTCAAAGCGAGTACCTGGAAGTCAGATATTCTGtgagtagacacacacacacacacacacacacacacacagcagctagaGGTGGTCCAGACCCATAGTTTGTCTGGGACGAATACACATTTGTCATCTGTTTGTTCAATAATGTGTTGCAGGCTGAGTTCCCTGCGCTGCCCTCCGACCTTAAGGGGGCGACCTTTTCCCACGTTTTTGGAACCAACACCTCCAGTCTGGAGCACTTCCTCCTCAGCAGGAAGATCAGAGGACCCTGCTGGCTGGACATCAAGACGCCACGTAAGGAGGATGATGCTTTTGTATAGAATTTTGACTGACGTTTCAGTAACTGATACCGCATTCTTTAAATTAGCAATTCTTTGAGTTAGGCATAGCAGACAGCTGTTTTTCCAAATTTAGTTACCTGTTTTTCCAGCATTCCTGGATGAagactgttttttctttatcGCAGCATTGTAGAGATGTAGAGACTTTTATGTCACCAGCATTTATTGTTCTCTTGCGATATACATATGACTACAGCTGCTTCTAAATACTTTGGTTTTCATTGAATGGAAATTGTAAGTTGGGAGGGTGGTAAGGCTTTGAATTTGCAAAGTTTGAATATAAtgaaagtttcttttttttagttcagtttgaTTTGCATGGCAGGAATTCTGCACAGCAcaagaatatgtttttttcatgttgttgtCCTGAGCAACCTTTccttttgaataaaaaaaaatatatatatatatatattggagcCTCTTGCATCAAAGCTGTCGATATTAAAGATTCATTTTGATCTGCCCAAACCTCTGGAAAATGACTGACCTAACATACCTTCTCTTGCTGCTGTAGAGCTGAACAGCCAACCAGTCAGCTGGTGTAAGGTGGAGGCTCTGGCCCTGAGGAGTGACCTGGTCACTGTGGTCAAAGACCTGTCGCCTCCACCCGTCACTGTCATGTCCATCAGCCTCAAGACTGTCCAGAACCCCAAGACACACCACAACGAGGTCAGAGCACCGGcaagcaaatgcacacacacatgtacacactgtaAGACAATGTTCATTTTCCAAGCTTACTGTTAAATTTGATCTGACTTTTATAGATGCATAAATGGATACATAGCTACTTTATTTATCTCAAGGGGAAATTCAGTTGTCACAGTAGCAACAAGCACGTGAGACACaataaacaacacaacaaattatgatttaaaaaaGGCTAATAAAAATTGATGGTATACTGATAGATTGATATTGCCTTATTATTGAGCCTTATTCTTTCATGCACTTATAATACCTATATTTGAGTTGGGGTTTGCCCAATCAGACATCAAGTGAGCAAGTACTTGATACTAGTTTTTCCCTCTATCTGCAGATCGTGTCCCTGGCTGCACTGGTCCATTGTCAATTCCATATGGATAAAGCTGCACCTCAGCCTCCCTACCAGACCCATTTCTGTGGTGAGTGATGAAGCTTCATTCAAGGAAGGGGAGACAGGTGCTAATGTTACAGTGCCATTAGCTTATACTAGATTGAGAGACTTAAGTGTTAAAATATTAGAAGTTACTGGGCTCGTTAAATGAAACGTCAGTAACAAGTCGTCAATAACTCCCTGCTGGCGccaaaataaactgaaaacctgtgggaaacacatTGATATAGGAGGTTCTCTCAGTTTTAGCACTGTGGTCTAATATGCAGGATCCCTGTCCAGGTCTGCAAAGCCTGAAAACATATGGAAAATTAGTTTAATAATTTCCAGGTCttaaaagtttgggaattgcacagaaagaaaggaaatataTTGGAAAATAATATTagtccctacacacacataatgttaCAGACCTCAGGTTCATTTGACATATTGTTGTGTAGAATAACCTTCAGCCATAGTATGATATGACCTAGTCAGCAGTCATTGTCCAGCCACTATGAGCACACAGCGTGTTGAACACCAACCAAAATCATCAAGTTCAGTCAAGAAATATCGGTCTGGAAAAAGGATGAAATAACAAACATGAAGGAACCCTGACCATGATGTTATCGTCTCTTCCAGTGGTCAGTAAACCCAACGACTGCATCTTCCCCTACGACTTCAAAGAGGCTGTGAGGAAGAAGGTGAGTGGCCACATATGGacctgtgtgtttcagtgctcTCTTGGTTTATTTTTGtggaaacaggaaaacattTATCTTGATATTATCAGAGAGATTAACGTTTCAGCTAGGATTTCAGCAGTATCGGTGACGGGAAACTGCCAATGAAAGATGGCAACATGGCAAAGGACCATGCACAGCATATAATGAGAAGAAACTTTATTTGTGTTAcataaaagcagagtttacgaAAAGCAGTGCAAAAAGGCAATAAAGTATCATattttgtgaaattattaaATTCCATTGGAATTGGTAGAATACTTTGCAGCACCAGGACACCGCTGCTGAATGTATGTGACCAAACCATTGAGATGATGGTTATGCTGTTGCCTTGTatgtgcctctctctgtcagaaTGGGAAGGTGGAGATAGCTGCTACAGAGCGGACTCTGCTCGGCTTCTTCCTGGCCAAGATGCACAAGATCGACCCTGATGTGCTGGTGGTGAGTAGAGGATGTTGGGATCAAGCTGGATATGTGTAAGAATGTAGGATTTATTGTGCTTTAGAGGGACCTGACTTCAGACAGcatcatgaatcatgaataaCACCACAAAATGTTACGTATAAGATGCTGTGTTATGCATTGTCTTATCAGAAAGCTTGTTTCCAcagaatcagctgttcacaAGTTTAGACAAAgctgattgatttttgttgattgttgttgtttgtcctAGGCTCATGAAACATTTTATACACAATTTATACACTATACTTGAAAATATCAGCTACAGGAATGGAGGCAAATATATAGGTACAAAATGTATGCAGGATACAAACAATATGCTGACCTGTTCTCCCTTTTCACATCCTGTAGGGTCATGACATCTTTGGCTTTGACCTGGAAGTGCTCCTGCAGCGGATCAATGTTTGCAAGGTTCCCCACTGGTCTAAGATTGGACGCCTCAGGAGGGCCAATATGCCCAAATTAGGGGTAAGAAGAGCAAAAATACAGGAGTACAAGATGACTGTTTGCTTGCTTGTAAATGGTAAAACTTGTGGTTGAGATgctttattttttgaagtcatGTGTTGCGTACATTTTAATTTACTATGCTAAAACtattgtgcatgtgtttgtgtgtgtgtgtgcccatggcTGAATGCTTGCAGGGCCGTGGTGCCTTTGCAGAGAAGAGCGCCACCTGCGGCCGTCTGGTGTGCGACGTGGAGATCTCAGCCAAGGAGCTGATTCGCTGTAAAAGTTACCACctgactgaactgactacaCAGGtgctgaagacagagagagtcacTTTCCCACAGGAGAACATCAAGAATCTctacaggtgtgtgtctgtgagattAACTTATTAATTACAGAAGTCCTCACTAATATGGTATGATTAAATGTATactaaaaatatatgcactcTAAAGTACTGTAGGGTGTATGATTACTGGAAAACGTCATATAATTACTactgaattttatttttctacGCACATAACATTAAGTGGTTTCTCAAAATCTCTTTTGGTGGCACACCTtatacatatgtgtgtttgcacgaTATATTAACTAAAATATGTCTGCCGGTAACTTCCTTCATCTGCTGTAGCTGTTGTTAAATGAGGTACTTGACAAAATGTCTTCCCATCAAacatcttttgtgtgtgtttgcgtacaTATGCATCAGTGTGGACCTATGTAAAGTATGTGTctgtcctggtgtgtgtgtgtttgttagtgaTTCTCCTCACCTGCTGTACCTGTTGGAGCTGACATGGACAGATGCCAAGCTGATCCTCCAGATCATGTGTGAGCTCAATGTGCTGCCGCTGGCCCTGCAGATCACCAACATTTCCGGCAATGTCATGGTAATGCACATTAACATCCGCGTTTACATTCATTTAATGCACCCCCACAGCTaggaaaaaatattgaaaactgcagttaaaaagtaaaagttattCGCAAAATATGTGGGTTTAGTTTGATTAGGGCTCAAAAAATACCATCACCCCTCAGACTTGGTTCAGAAATTTGGACAGAAATTGGGTCAGGtcggactttaatttttttgggTGGAGGCAGGCTCTGGTTTATGATTCTCTCCCTTTTTATTAACTGATTATCTGCTTTATTATGTGCTCATTATCTGCTTCCGTCACCTGATGGCTACCTGCCTCTGGTCTGCAGTCTCGTACTCTGATGGGCGGCCGCTCTGAGAGGAATGAGTTCCTGTTGCTTCATGCCTTCCATGACAAGAACTACATCGTCCCTGACAAACCCTCCTTCAAAAAGGCTCAGCAGGAGGTGgtacagccacacacaccttTCCCTTTACATACTTGTTCTTGAGCAAcaattttagaataatagtttTTTTGATAGGAAAATAGTGTCTGTTGCTGTACAAACGTGTAACATGTTTTCTGCTCCGTTTCTCTTCATTCCTGTGccaggctgagggagaggaagaggtggatgCAGGAAAAggcaagaggagaaagaaggcgGCCTATGCTGGAGGTCTGGTGCTGGATCCTAAAGttggtaagtgtgtgtttgagtttaaATGCTCTTTTTACCCTCTTTTCCCTTTGTCTTTATTCTGTATATGCCTGTGTTCATATATCTGtaaccccctccctctgtctctgcaggttTCTACGACAAGTTTGTGCTGCTGCTTGACTTCAACAGCCTGTATCCCTCAATCATCCAAGAGTTCAACATCTGCTTCACCACCGTACAGAGGGAGGTTCACAACCCGCACAAGAAGACTgaggtgtgtgttgttggtgaatatgtttgtgtatgcacaaacacaagccTCTTCCTCTATGGTTGTCAGTTGTTGAGCCAGTGGTGTGACCAAACAAATAATGTTTATTACAACCCTAACTGTCATCCAGTCCTTTCGAGATGATGTAATTATCTGTATGCAGTGAACTGGGGCTGTTTATACAAGGAGAGGATCATGGGAGTTACGTGAAAGCAATATGAAGCTTCATATTCAGAgtaaaattttcacaataatacaacctgtagttccttttattaattagatactgcttaataaagaacagacatgatttgtagaaattaTCCTAGTACcaaggtatagaggagtgaagtgtctctcATCCAGCTCTCCAACCTGACTTTTACTCTTAAAGACCAAAAAAAGTTACAACGCAATTCCAACTCTTGTTTCCGCGGCAACAGGAGGATGAATCAGAGGAGATTCCGGAGATTCCGGATGCCGACCTGGAGATGGGAATCCTGCCCAAGGAGATCAGGAAGCTGGTTGAACGCCGTAAACAGGTCAAACAGCTGATGAAACAACAAGACATCAACCCAGACCTCTACATGcaggtacatacacacacatatacatgacTATAactacacacaaatatacacactcaTATAGCTCACACTTCCTTACACATGCTTAtgaacacagacatgcacatgcagtatatacagtatgtgcatgctcatagacagacacatacatgcactcGTACACATCTACACACCGACAGAAAGTCGTGTGGATGTACAACTGAAGTGTTCAtaagtgttcatgtgttcaaGTGTTCATGAAGTGTTTTGGATGTACAACTCCC
Encoded proteins:
- the pola1 gene encoding DNA polymerase alpha catalytic subunit isoform X1, translating into MAPVSNSDKDMDNPDGGDAPGDACGLAVSRSRREKREKVGRKSALEQLRRAKMGEKIKYEVKEVSSVYEEVDEDQYSKMVQERQDDDWIIDDDGVGYVEDGREIFDDDLDDDVVEKDKGKAGAKGAASKKNVKKTAVAKPNSIKTLFMNSNVKKPAEKDVDLSTDDLLGDILQDLHSEKPSLLTPPPVVTLKKKKSLGSPMNPFSIKPQMPKQEFPSAVGLKGKVIRPPPSDLTPRPSARPPPSSAAPPVERKRVKVEELDEEEVNEALAFDGVDFDEPMEVGLEEEEEERPPVKDEAEPEPKAAAVATVKVEPKAEPQDPVLMSNRIGSSWGQEEEGGVSEAPAEVQVDSSQLPLVEGPDGEQVFRFYWLDAFEEPYNQPGVVYLFGKVRIESAKAYVSCCVAVKNIERTMYFLPREHKVNPKTGQVSDTPVGMMDVYQEFNELSEKFKIMKFKSKKVDRNYAFEIPDVPTQSEYLEVRYSAEFPALPSDLKGATFSHVFGTNTSSLEHFLLSRKIRGPCWLDIKTPQLNSQPVSWCKVEALALRSDLVTVVKDLSPPPVTVMSISLKTVQNPKTHHNEIVSLAALVHCQFHMDKAAPQPPYQTHFCVVSKPNDCIFPYDFKEAVRKKNGKVEIAATERTLLGFFLAKMHKIDPDVLVGHDIFGFDLEVLLQRINVCKVPHWSKIGRLRRANMPKLGGRGAFAEKSATCGRLVCDVEISAKELIRCKSYHLTELTTQVLKTERVTFPQENIKNLYSDSPHLLYLLELTWTDAKLILQIMCELNVLPLALQITNISGNVMSRTLMGGRSERNEFLLLHAFHDKNYIVPDKPSFKKAQQEVAEGEEEVDAGKGKRRKKAAYAGGLVLDPKVGFYDKFVLLLDFNSLYPSIIQEFNICFTTVQREVHNPHKKTEEDESEEIPEIPDADLEMGILPKEIRKLVERRKQVKQLMKQQDINPDLYMQYDIRQKALKLTANSMYGCLGFSYSRFYAKPLAALVTHKGREILMHTKDMVQKMNLEVIYGDTDSIMINTNSRSLEEVFKLGHKVKAEVNKLYKLLEIDIDGVFKSLLLLKKKKYAALVVEQHGDGRYSTKQELKGLDIVRRDWCGLAKECGNYVIGQILSDQSRDAIVENIQRHLVEVGEKVASGAIPLNQYEIHKALTKDPQDYPDKKSLPHVHVALWINSQGGRRVKAGDTVSYIICQDGSTLTASQRAYALEQLQKQAGLNLDTQYYLAQQVHPVVSRICDPIEGIDGVLIATWLGLDPSHFRAHQQYQREEEGEGLLGAPVQLTDEERYKDCERFAFSCPQCGTDNIYDNVFEGAALTLEPSLLRCCHIPCGGRPIDHVVNISNKLLLDIRRHIKKYYSGWLVCEDQACQNRTRRLPIAFSRHGPICPACTRATLRPEYSEKALYNQLCFYRFIFDWDHAVAKVLQNEDRNRAKLWKAEREVYKRLKEVPDKALISSGYSEVNLAKLFQAFTSLK
- the pola1 gene encoding DNA polymerase alpha catalytic subunit isoform X2, whose product is MAPVSNSDKDMDNPDGGDAPGDACGLAVSRSRREKREKVGRKSALEQLRRAKMGEKIKYEVKEVSSVYEEVDEDQYSKMVQERQDDDWIIDDDGVGYVEDGREIFDDDLDDDVVEKDKGKAGAKGAASKKNVKKTAVAKPNSIKTLFMNSNVKKPAEKDVDLSTDDLLGDILQDLHSEKPSLLTPPPVVTLKKKKSLGSPMNPFSIKPQMPKEFPSAVGLKGKVIRPPPSDLTPRPSARPPPSSAAPPVERKRVKVEELDEEEVNEALAFDGVDFDEPMEVGLEEEEEERPPVKDEAEPEPKAAAVATVKVEPKAEPQDPVLMSNRIGSSWGQEEEGGVSEAPAEVQVDSSQLPLVEGPDGEQVFRFYWLDAFEEPYNQPGVVYLFGKVRIESAKAYVSCCVAVKNIERTMYFLPREHKVNPKTGQVSDTPVGMMDVYQEFNELSEKFKIMKFKSKKVDRNYAFEIPDVPTQSEYLEVRYSAEFPALPSDLKGATFSHVFGTNTSSLEHFLLSRKIRGPCWLDIKTPQLNSQPVSWCKVEALALRSDLVTVVKDLSPPPVTVMSISLKTVQNPKTHHNEIVSLAALVHCQFHMDKAAPQPPYQTHFCVVSKPNDCIFPYDFKEAVRKKNGKVEIAATERTLLGFFLAKMHKIDPDVLVGHDIFGFDLEVLLQRINVCKVPHWSKIGRLRRANMPKLGGRGAFAEKSATCGRLVCDVEISAKELIRCKSYHLTELTTQVLKTERVTFPQENIKNLYSDSPHLLYLLELTWTDAKLILQIMCELNVLPLALQITNISGNVMSRTLMGGRSERNEFLLLHAFHDKNYIVPDKPSFKKAQQEVAEGEEEVDAGKGKRRKKAAYAGGLVLDPKVGFYDKFVLLLDFNSLYPSIIQEFNICFTTVQREVHNPHKKTEEDESEEIPEIPDADLEMGILPKEIRKLVERRKQVKQLMKQQDINPDLYMQYDIRQKALKLTANSMYGCLGFSYSRFYAKPLAALVTHKGREILMHTKDMVQKMNLEVIYGDTDSIMINTNSRSLEEVFKLGHKVKAEVNKLYKLLEIDIDGVFKSLLLLKKKKYAALVVEQHGDGRYSTKQELKGLDIVRRDWCGLAKECGNYVIGQILSDQSRDAIVENIQRHLVEVGEKVASGAIPLNQYEIHKALTKDPQDYPDKKSLPHVHVALWINSQGGRRVKAGDTVSYIICQDGSTLTASQRAYALEQLQKQAGLNLDTQYYLAQQVHPVVSRICDPIEGIDGVLIATWLGLDPSHFRAHQQYQREEEGEGLLGAPVQLTDEERYKDCERFAFSCPQCGTDNIYDNVFEGAALTLEPSLLRCCHIPCGGRPIDHVVNISNKLLLDIRRHIKKYYSGWLVCEDQACQNRTRRLPIAFSRHGPICPACTRATLRPEYSEKALYNQLCFYRFIFDWDHAVAKVLQNEDRNRAKLWKAEREVYKRLKEVPDKALISSGYSEVNLAKLFQAFTSLK